The DNA region CCCACACCTTATCTGTCTCCCGGACATATAAGCACGAATTTAAGCTCACACTTCAGGGGCGAATCCCGAAAACTGGTATGACAAATCCGGCTCGCTCAATGAGGTCGCTAATAAAATGATCGAGGCCACCCGGAGGAAAAGGAATGAAGTCATCGTAGGCGGTCAGAGCAACATGAATAGCCCGCCCTCGAAACCCTTCACCATTTCGCAATAAACCAGTTCTGCCCAGCTTCAGGCTGTTGATGGTAGGAATACGGAACGGATGGAGCAGGTAACTCCAAAATTTGTCTAATCATACTTTGTTCAAGAGCTCGGAGCTCTCCCTAATCCAACCATCCCTTGCTACGTGCGATGTCTATTGCTTCGATCCGTGTATTCGCCCCGAGCTTCGCAATCGCTTCCGACATATAGTTCCGTACCGTTCCGTAGGATAGAAACACAGAAAAAAGGGGCAAAAAAGAAGGACCTCTAAAGGCCCTTCTTATGCATAATGTACATTTAATACTCTTTGATTGAGGTGTCATGTTTTGTGAATTTTTGGCCACGATTCCTGCAAAGACTTCGGTCGGTCGAAACAACAATTCTAGACCTTTACTCAAGTGTCCCCTTTTTTCATGGGGCGATGTCTGTAATTCGCGATAAAGATACGCCAGCACAGCTTTATAAGATTCGGAACAGCGCGTGCGTTTTCTTTGAGATAGGACCATGCCGGACGGTTTCCACGTTTCGTATTGCATTCGCTGCATGAAGCGATCAGGTTGTGGGGGAGATCCGAGCCGCCTTTGCTTGAGGGGATAATATGGTCTACTGTCGTGGCGTGCCCCCCGCACCACAAACAAGTGTAATGATCTCGTTTCAGTGCAGCTTTTCGATAGCCCGGGAATAAGAAAGGATTATAAAGCAATTGGATCGTCTGCTCATCAATCCAGACAGCCCGCGATCGCTCAACTTCCCGCCAAGCCCGATGGAGCAAACACGGGGTTAGCTGTTGACCATCCATATTGAGCACCGTTATCAATCGATCCTCTCCATCATGACTATGATTCATCGATTTCACTCCATCTGTAAGACATGCTCTAGCCTATAGTATTAATATAAAACATAAACACCATCCTCATGCGGATGGTGTTTTTCAAGATGGAGGCGAGGGGAGTCGAACCCCTGTCCGAAGATAACGACAACACAAGTTTCTACGGGTGTAGTTACAGTTTTAATGTCACCTGAAAGCATTGCCCGTAAATATACAAGACCAGCACGAGGCGGCCCAGAACCACAATACCAGTTTCGCCGTCCCTTACAAATGCCAAAATACAAAAAGCGACCTTGTTAGGTCGCAGGAAGGGTTAATTTTCCCTTAACACCTTGATTTATTCCACCAGTTCACCATTAATGAACGTCATCGATTTGTCTTTGAATTCTAAAATAAAAGTGTTTTGGTAATCCGATTCATTACGGATCTCCATCCCTAAGCTATACTCATTACCAACATCATCAAAAGGGTTATGAATCACGCCTTTAGGGGTGTATCTTGTTTCACTACCGATTACATTGTCATCACCATCGTAAATAAATTCATTCTTCCCCGAGACCAGCAAGTCTTTGCCATTCTTCAAAGTTAAATGAACCTCCAGACGACCGTTGCTCTTCTTATAAACGATATCAACATCATTAGACGACACTCGAGTCCCAATAGCGAATAGCCAAATAATAGCTGCAGCCAGTAAGAGCACCACAGAGATGGATAAAATGATCTTCCGTTTGTTCATTTTTTTCACTTTTTTTAAGTAATTGAGTTTGTCTATCTCATCTTTATCAATTACGGGCATACCGAGACCTGTTTCCTCGGTCATTTCTCGATGAAACTGACGGCATGCCTCACAGGACTCCAGGTGCCTATCGATTTCTTCATTACTATACGAAGAAGTTAGCTTTTCAATATAGGAAGGTAACAGATCCCGAATTATATCGCACTTCATGACGATCTTCCTTTCAACAATTTTTGTTTTCCGCGGTAAAAGGTAACTCTTGCCCACGTTTCATCTCTGCCGAGAATCTCTCCAATCTCCCGAAAGCTAAATTCTCCGGTCAAACGCAGGTACAACACTTCTTTAGTATTTGGATCAAGCAAATGTAGCCTTTTGAATAAGTCCATTTTGTCCTGAGCTAAAATAAACTGTGATTCTGTCGAATTTGAATCCGTAAGAGAAGGATCTAGTAATGTATCAGAGGGCCTCCTCTGCTGCTTGTCCAGCTCCTGGTACCAAACATGCTTAGCAATCTGACAAAGCCACACGTATACTTTACAGCTTCCATCGTATCTATGTATCGACTTTATCGCTCTATAAAAAGTTTCTTGGGTGATCTCTTCTGCCAACAAATGATTCTGACACAAGCTGAATACGAACTTATATACTTGGGTTGAAAATTCCCTGTATAATTCCTCGGTGTCCTGCATCTGTTCACCTCCTCAAGTTATATATCCATATATGATGATAAACGTTACAACTTATTTTGAAATAACCAAATTTTCATTGATTAATAAAGGTGCCGCTTCATTCCTGAAATTTATTTACAATTCCTTGTATAACGCTTCTTATTTCAATCCTATATAAGTCACGGCCTGTATCTCCACATTCGTCAGGGTCAGCTTGCTCTTTGTTTTCTCTACAAACAGCAAAAATCCACAACCTAACTGGTTGTG from Paenibacillus ihbetae includes:
- a CDS encoding HNH endonuclease, whose product is MNHSHDGEDRLITVLNMDGQQLTPCLLHRAWREVERSRAVWIDEQTIQLLYNPFLFPGYRKAALKRDHYTCLWCGGHATTVDHIIPSSKGGSDLPHNLIASCSECNTKRGNRPAWSYLKENARAVPNLIKLCWRIFIANYRHRPMKKGDT
- a CDS encoding zf-HC2 domain-containing protein, translating into MKCDIIRDLLPSYIEKLTSSYSNEEIDRHLESCEACRQFHREMTEETGLGMPVIDKDEIDKLNYLKKVKKMNKRKIILSISVVLLLAAAIIWLFAIGTRVSSNDVDIVYKKSNGRLEVHLTLKNGKDLLVSGKNEFIYDGDDNVIGSETRYTPKGVIHNPFDDVGNEYSLGMEIRNESDYQNTFILEFKDKSMTFINGELVE
- a CDS encoding RNA polymerase sigma factor, which gives rise to MQDTEELYREFSTQVYKFVFSLCQNHLLAEEITQETFYRAIKSIHRYDGSCKVYVWLCQIAKHVWYQELDKQQRRPSDTLLDPSLTDSNSTESQFILAQDKMDLFKRLHLLDPNTKEVLYLRLTGEFSFREIGEILGRDETWARVTFYRGKQKLLKGRSS